A single genomic interval of Selenobaculum gibii harbors:
- a CDS encoding MFS transporter: METEMRSFIEKDTNAYWRAIVTLFLGSVAAFGAEYCLQPIIPVLAKEFNLMPATASLAMSFGTAGMAFAMIGIASFATRLERKKTMTIALGVAAVLAIAIAISSSFELILGLRLCQGILLAGFPALAVAYINEEFDPKIIGLVVGIYVGANSLGGLSGRLLISTLTDFFSWRIGLGAAGALYLLIAVAFWFGLPNPTKKIAAKKNGDNVLEGFKSVLRNKAVVTIYAIAFIIMGSFVCIYNYISYVFIAPPYNLSQTVVGMIFTMYLLGAVSSTVMGGLSDRYGNGKILCLGCIMMLVGTLITMGSPLILKIIGLALFTFGFFGSHSTACSWAGKIAKGDKARISSMYMLFYYIGASVIGTVGGFFLSSYGWDGVALFIGSVLAIALLMAMRLTFSEFSLFHFNLHKVH; this comes from the coding sequence ATGGAAACAGAAATGCGAAGTTTTATAGAGAAAGATACCAATGCATATTGGCGTGCAATTGTAACGTTGTTTTTAGGTAGTGTAGCCGCTTTTGGGGCTGAATATTGTTTGCAACCAATTATTCCTGTTTTAGCGAAGGAATTTAATTTGATGCCAGCGACAGCAAGTTTAGCGATGTCATTTGGTACAGCGGGAATGGCATTTGCAATGATTGGAATTGCGAGCTTTGCAACAAGGTTAGAACGAAAAAAAACGATGACAATTGCGTTAGGTGTTGCGGCCGTTTTAGCTATTGCAATTGCAATTAGTTCGAGTTTTGAGTTGATTTTGGGATTAAGATTATGTCAAGGAATTTTGTTAGCAGGTTTTCCCGCGTTAGCAGTTGCTTATATTAATGAGGAATTTGATCCTAAAATTATTGGGCTGGTTGTTGGAATATATGTAGGTGCGAATTCATTGGGGGGATTGTCTGGCCGTTTACTTATTAGTACATTGACAGATTTCTTTTCTTGGCGTATTGGACTTGGAGCAGCTGGAGCTTTATATTTATTGATTGCAGTTGCATTTTGGTTTGGATTGCCGAATCCAACGAAGAAAATAGCAGCGAAAAAGAATGGAGATAATGTATTAGAAGGTTTTAAAAGTGTATTGAGAAATAAAGCTGTTGTTACTATCTATGCCATTGCTTTTATCATCATGGGCTCTTTCGTTTGTATATATAACTATATTAGTTACGTGTTTATTGCTCCACCGTACAATTTAAGTCAAACGGTTGTTGGAATGATTTTTACGATGTATCTTTTAGGTGCTGTGAGTTCTACCGTTATGGGGGGGTTATCTGATCGTTATGGAAATGGAAAAATTCTTTGTCTAGGATGTATAATGATGTTGGTTGGTACGTTGATTACCATGGGATCGCCTCTAATATTAAAGATTATAGGTTTAGCGTTGTTTACGTTTGGATTTTTTGGCAGTCATTCGACAGCTTGCAGTTGGGCGGGTAAAATTGCCAAAGGGGATAAAGCGAGAATATCTTCGATGTATATGTTGTTTTATTATATTGGTGCTAGTGTAATTGGTACAGTGGGCGGATTTTTCTTAAGTTCGTATGGCTGGGATGGCGTGGCTTTATTTATTGGTTCGGTGTTGGCAATTGCCTTATTAATGGCTATGCGATTAACTTTTAGTGAGTTTTCATTATTTCATTTCAACCTTCATAAGGTGCATTAA
- a CDS encoding LysR family transcriptional regulator, producing the protein MELNQLEYFKALAHINHFTQASQNLSVSQPALSRSIAKLESELGVPLFERSGKTIKLTQYGQIFLAHIERALQEISTGKQTLADLSSPNKGVIHLSFLHSLGGYIVPELISKFNQIYPNIKFRLYQYNSTQLIKHLAEGSCDLSLCSSIITTGTIGWMPLCSEEIFLIVPNDHPLSKRKTIELKEIAQESIITFKPTYGLRLLVNQCFEAASIHPNIMFEGDEIATVAGLVDAKLGVSLIPHIPGLEHLNITFISISTPYCIRPLGMAWNINKYLSPAAKKFQQFIIDTFNKKDNNK; encoded by the coding sequence ATGGAACTAAATCAGCTTGAATATTTTAAGGCACTTGCCCATATTAATCATTTTACACAAGCTTCGCAAAATTTATCTGTTTCTCAACCAGCATTAAGCCGCTCTATTGCAAAGTTAGAATCAGAACTAGGCGTTCCCTTATTCGAAAGATCAGGCAAAACAATTAAACTTACCCAGTACGGACAAATATTTTTAGCACACATTGAGAGGGCATTACAAGAAATCAGTACCGGTAAACAAACTCTTGCTGATTTGTCCTCACCCAATAAAGGCGTTATTCATTTGTCATTCCTTCATTCTTTAGGCGGCTATATTGTCCCTGAACTTATCAGTAAATTTAACCAAATTTATCCCAATATAAAATTTCGTCTCTATCAATACAACTCTACACAATTAATTAAGCACCTTGCTGAAGGGAGCTGTGATTTGTCCCTTTGCTCATCAATTATCACTACAGGCACCATCGGTTGGATGCCACTTTGTTCCGAAGAGATTTTCCTTATCGTTCCGAATGACCACCCTTTATCCAAAAGAAAAACAATTGAGTTAAAAGAAATTGCCCAAGAATCTATTATTACTTTCAAACCAACTTATGGCTTACGCTTGTTAGTAAATCAATGTTTTGAAGCAGCCTCCATTCATCCTAATATCATGTTTGAAGGCGATGAAATTGCAACCGTAGCTGGATTAGTCGATGCCAAACTAGGCGTTTCATTAATCCCTCATATTCCCGGTCTTGAACATTTAAACATCACTTTTATCTCCATCTCTACACCGTATTGTATCCGCCCGCTCGGCATGGCATGGAATATAAATAAATACCTCTCACCCGCCGCAAAAAAATTCCAGCAATTTATCATTGATACATTTAACAAGAAAGACAATAATAAATAA
- a CDS encoding N-acetylmuramoyl-L-alanine amidase family protein: MKIFLNPGHQPGVDSGAVNKELGLQECYTTLNISKRVKQYLEAVGYQVQMVQSDNLAGESPQYINVTESANTWGADLFISIHCNSAPRSDVRGVETLCCGLGDEGERLAECIQDQVVATIQKIDFNFPDRGVKKDVRGLAVLRATAMPAVLVEMAFINNVEDAKLLIDYEDEFARAIARGISDFYA, encoded by the coding sequence ATGAAAATATTTTTAAATCCAGGGCATCAGCCAGGGGTTGATTCAGGCGCAGTAAATAAAGAACTAGGCTTACAAGAATGCTATACTACTTTGAATATTAGCAAGCGTGTAAAACAATACCTCGAAGCAGTAGGATATCAGGTTCAGATGGTGCAATCTGATAACCTTGCAGGTGAAAGTCCTCAATATATAAATGTTACTGAGTCTGCAAATACATGGGGAGCAGATTTGTTTATAAGTATTCATTGTAATTCTGCACCTCGTTCGGATGTACGAGGTGTTGAAACATTATGTTGCGGTTTAGGTGATGAGGGGGAAAGATTGGCAGAGTGCATACAAGATCAAGTGGTTGCTACAATTCAAAAGATTGATTTTAATTTTCCTGATCGTGGAGTCAAGAAAGATGTACGAGGATTAGCGGTATTAAGAGCAACAGCAATGCCAGCCGTACTTGTGGAAATGGCATTTATCAATAATGTTGAAGATGCAAAGCTATTAATTGATTACGAAGATGAATTTGCTCGTGCAATCGCCAGAGGAATTAGTGATTTTTATGCATAA
- a CDS encoding phage holin family protein, which translates to MFNFFREIIPVRFEMEVGAVCSFVGTFLSYLTGGFDIMFQTLIMVMFLDFVTGIMAAWCENEDSKKKPSSKRGLKGIIKKVFILSLVALAHLIDQISGGGDLARSMTIWFFFANEGLSILENASRIGLPVPKTIKNKLAQLAEEKVGKYL; encoded by the coding sequence ATGTTCAATTTTTTTCGCGAGATAATCCCAGTAAGGTTTGAAATGGAAGTTGGAGCTGTATGTTCTTTCGTGGGGACATTTCTTTCATATTTAACAGGTGGATTTGATATAATGTTCCAAACATTAATTATGGTGATGTTTCTTGACTTTGTTACTGGCATAATGGCTGCTTGGTGTGAAAATGAAGATAGCAAAAAGAAACCAAGTAGTAAACGAGGGCTAAAAGGAATCATCAAAAAAGTATTTATATTATCGTTAGTTGCTTTAGCACATTTAATAGATCAGATATCAGGTGGAGGAGATCTTGCCAGAAGCATGACAATATGGTTCTTTTTTGCAAATGAAGGACTAAGTATTCTAGAAAATGCTTCTAGAATCGGTCTACCTGTACCAAAAACGATTAAAAATAAATTGGCTCAATTGGCCGAGGAAAAGGTGGGAAAATACTTATGA